In a single window of the Campylobacter hyointestinalis subsp. lawsonii genome:
- the hyfE gene encoding hydrogenase 4 membrane subunit: protein MEILVILMMISSLFVFGFRSFRLSIFSYILQTIFLVSIFVSLALTYDVKELFSWAIIAFFTKVLFVPFILLFLVKKLGVVYEVEPVGGFLVSPLIASAFAIGSAMLMAPVLLEFSLIKSETALIGTIFIFMVGVFGFILRNSFIKQILSYCLFENGIHLSLALTAYNSHVLVELGVLSDAIFAIIIMSILAFRYYKIYGTLDTSIADNLKG, encoded by the coding sequence ATGGAAATTTTAGTCATCTTGATGATGATCTCAAGCCTATTTGTTTTTGGCTTTAGAAGCTTTAGACTTAGCATTTTTAGCTATATTTTACAAACTATATTTTTAGTTAGTATTTTTGTATCTTTAGCTCTTACATACGATGTAAAAGAGCTATTTTCGTGGGCTATAATAGCATTTTTTACAAAAGTCTTATTTGTCCCTTTTATATTGCTTTTTTTAGTAAAAAAACTCGGAGTTGTTTATGAAGTCGAACCAGTCGGTGGATTTTTAGTTTCGCCACTCATTGCATCTGCTTTTGCTATAGGCTCTGCTATGCTTATGGCTCCTGTGCTTTTGGAGTTTTCACTTATCAAAAGCGAAACGGCTTTGATCGGCACTATCTTTATCTTTATGGTAGGTGTATTTGGTTTTATACTGAGAAACTCATTTATAAAGCAAATTCTATCTTATTGTTTATTTGAAAATGGCATTCATCTAAGTCTAGCTCTTACAGCTTATAATTCTCACGTTTTAGTCGAGCTTGGAGTTCTTAGCGATGCTATTTTTGCTATCATTATAATGAGTATTTTAGCATTTCGTTACTATAAAATTTACGGCACTCTTGATACAAGCATAGCCGACAACTTAAAAGGATAA
- a CDS encoding respiratory chain complex I subunit 1 family protein — protein sequence MEVALLMILQLFVALMVAPLFDGIARNLRGKIQSRKSSPLLQTYYDIFKLLKRSRTTPNCVHWFFKFSPYMLFSVTALLVMIMPITYGGLANAGAISDIIVVVYLVAFFRFIFGVASLDSANPYAGVGASRESFIAIYIEPIMIICLIVVASLAKTTNLPIIKELVSSGEVGYTSASYALSLVAFLWAMYVETGRKPFDLAEAEQEVQEGVIGEYSGRDLALVEMALMLKQFAMISFFIVIFIPLSFTNPLLSLISHLILVGLFYIGAILIDNFGPRFRILTSLKFNSACILLISLISLSLYIVGV from the coding sequence GTTGCTTTACTGATGATTTTACAACTTTTTGTTGCATTGATGGTTGCTCCGTTATTTGATGGTATAGCTAGAAATCTACGCGGTAAGATCCAAAGCCGTAAAAGCTCTCCATTATTGCAGACTTATTACGATATATTTAAACTCTTAAAACGTTCTCGCACGACTCCAAACTGCGTGCATTGGTTTTTTAAATTTAGTCCGTATATGCTTTTTAGCGTAACTGCCCTACTAGTGATGATAATGCCGATAACTTACGGCGGATTAGCAAATGCAGGAGCCATAAGCGATATCATAGTTGTGGTTTATCTAGTCGCATTTTTTAGATTTATCTTTGGTGTGGCTAGCTTAGATAGTGCAAATCCTTACGCAGGAGTAGGAGCTAGTAGAGAAAGTTTTATAGCTATTTATATAGAACCTATAATGATAATTTGCTTGATAGTCGTAGCAAGTCTAGCAAAAACTACAAATCTTCCGATAATAAAAGAGCTAGTAAGCAGTGGCGAAGTTGGCTACACAAGCGCATCTTACGCGCTATCTTTAGTAGCATTTTTATGGGCTATGTATGTTGAAACAGGAAGAAAGCCATTTGATCTTGCAGAAGCCGAGCAAGAGGTGCAAGAAGGAGTTATTGGCGAATATAGCGGAAGAGATCTAGCTTTAGTAGAGATGGCTCTTATGTTAAAACAGTTTGCTATGATAAGCTTTTTTATAGTTATATTTATCCCGCTTAGCTTTACAAATCCTTTATTGTCACTTATATCTCATCTGATTTTAGTCGGACTTTTTTATATAGGAGCTATTTTGATAGACAACTTTGGGCCTAGATTTAGGATACTAACAAGTTTGAAATTTAACTCTGCTTGCATACTTTTGATATCTCTTATATCTCTTAGCCTTTATATAGTAGGAGTATGA